A segment of the Dehalococcoidales bacterium genome:
TAATGCCCTTTGAACACGGGCGGCAACTGTTTGAGGCGGCGAAGGAGCCGAAGAGATTCCTCGAAATCTCTGGTACCCACAATGAGGGGTTCATCACATCAGGCAGGCATTATGAAGAAGGTCTGAATGCATTCATCCTGGAGCATATTGTGCCTGAGAAATGAATGACACTTCAGACTCTGGGTGTCCCACAAATTGGCTTAACCTTGAATACCCGTCCGGCGTGCTCATATGGGAAGAGGAAACGAACGAACAGCTTACCTATGCACCACAGCCTGACAGGTAGTCCTGAAGACTGCCTTGACTTCTTCCAACATCAATAGTCCGGCCAACACCATCACCACTGGTCTGGAGCTGTCCACTTGCTTCTAGAACAGACAGGTGGCAAGCAGTAACGCCACACCGGCTGCCAGCAGGTAGCGACCCACCAGGATGAACCAGTTCTCAGAGATGGTGCTCAGCCAGGCGGGCTGCTTGTGGTTGTTTATCGCGGCAAGAAGGCGCCTTCCGGGAAGCAGCCAGGCGATCAGCGCTGCACCAACGATGCCGGCCACGAGCACTACTCCAGAACCTGTGACCTGGTCTATCACGTCCAGAAATGGCTTCCCGCCGACGGTAAGCCCCACGGAGGTGAAGCTCAACGCCGAAGGGATGCCCAGCGCCGTGACAATAGCGACTACAGCCAATGCCGCCCAGCCCCGGGACAAGTGAAATTCGTCGCGTATTGGCGCGAGCACAGATGCCAACCCACCGACACAAGATGTAAACGCCGCTACGAATAGCAGAACGTAGAAGGCTATGCCTATGAACAGGCCTCCGGCAATCTCACCAAAGACCATGGGAAATGCAGTGAAAGACAGTGCGCTTCCTGTGTCGGGAGCAATACCGAAAGTGAATACTATCGGAAACACTATCAGACCTGCCGTGATCGAGATTACTGAATTCGTCCCGGCCACGGCTGCGGACGAACTCGCAATATTAACGCCCTTTGGTATATAGCTCCCGTACGTAATAAGGAAGCCCTGACCAATGGCCAGCGAGTAGAACGCCTGCCCCGCCGCCATCCGCCAGGTTGTGAGTTCCAGAAAGCGTTCCAGGTTAAAACTGAAGTAGAAGTCGCGGGCCTGGCTTGCCCCCGAAA
Coding sequences within it:
- a CDS encoding sodium-dependent transporter, which codes for MGRMVPGCDAHRHHELLPCRYWLDAGLCAVDAIRADLKPFEEYTAGFASLWFFLAVAVLTFAVMQRGVRGLESMGKFLLPLLVVIVGGLAIYSQTLSGASQARDFYFSFNLERFLELTTWRMAAGQAFYSLAIGQGFLITYGSYIPKGVNIASSSAAVAGTNSVISITAGLIVFPIVFTFGIAPDTGSALSFTAFPMVFGEIAGGLFIGIAFYVLLFVAAFTSCVGGLASVLAPIRDEFHLSRGWAALAVVAIVTALGIPSALSFTSVGLTVGGKPFLDVIDQVTGSGVVLVAGIVGAALIAWLLPGRRLLAAINNHKQPAWLSTISENWFILVGRYLLAAGVALLLATCLF